A window of the Bradyrhizobium diazoefficiens genome harbors these coding sequences:
- a CDS encoding polysaccharide deacetylase family protein, whose amino-acid sequence MASDDRWLERLRHELAWFTGQPLLRSRGAGAILRFQRVRPRRSGAFQPLRQNEITPQFLDRAIRALRRWNYDFLGMDEVCRRAVTLPEKRRFVALTFDGAAKDLISFAYPVLVRHAVPFTLYVPTAFPDGVGEAWWLGLEQVIARQSRISLMMGDKEQRFTVTGNAEKQALFSHLENWLRSLPPADLSAAIADLCARYRVDLAALSREASMDWEDLAKLATDPSVTIGSATVNYPVLANMRDAAALREMTMGKAVAEVSFRREIRHLAFPFGDRASFRRNHVVMAEEAGFASAVSTIPGIVDAEGRTNLRALPRISWDGRMRSLRMMRVLVSGVAFAPVKPTGSVTS is encoded by the coding sequence GATGGCTGGAGCGGTTACGGCACGAACTGGCCTGGTTCACCGGCCAGCCGCTGCTGCGCAGCCGTGGCGCAGGCGCGATCCTGCGCTTCCAGCGCGTGCGACCGCGGCGAAGCGGCGCGTTCCAGCCGTTGCGCCAAAACGAGATCACGCCGCAATTTCTCGATCGCGCCATTCGCGCGCTGAGGCGCTGGAATTATGATTTTCTCGGCATGGACGAGGTCTGCCGGCGCGCGGTGACGCTGCCGGAGAAGCGGCGTTTCGTGGCGCTGACTTTCGACGGCGCTGCCAAGGACCTCATCAGCTTCGCCTATCCGGTGCTGGTACGCCACGCCGTGCCATTCACGCTGTACGTTCCCACCGCCTTTCCGGATGGCGTCGGCGAGGCCTGGTGGCTCGGGCTCGAGCAGGTGATCGCACGCCAGAGCCGCATCAGCCTGATGATGGGCGACAAGGAGCAGCGCTTTACCGTGACAGGCAATGCCGAGAAGCAGGCGCTGTTCTCGCATCTCGAGAATTGGTTGCGCTCGTTGCCGCCGGCGGATTTGTCGGCGGCGATCGCCGATCTCTGCGCGCGCTATCGGGTCGACCTCGCCGCACTCTCGCGTGAGGCGTCGATGGATTGGGAGGATCTGGCCAAGTTGGCTACCGATCCGAGTGTTACGATCGGCAGCGCGACCGTGAACTATCCCGTTCTCGCCAACATGAGGGACGCAGCCGCACTGCGCGAGATGACGATGGGCAAGGCGGTGGCGGAAGTGTCCTTCCGCCGCGAGATCCGGCATCTGGCGTTTCCGTTCGGCGATCGCGCCTCGTTCCGGCGCAACCATGTCGTGATGGCGGAGGAAGCGGGCTTTGCCAGCGCGGTGTCGACCATCCCGGGAATTGTGGACGCGGAAGGCCGCACCAATCTGCGCGCGCTGCCGAGGATTTCCTGGGACGGACGGATGCGCTCGTTGCGCATGATGCGCGTGCTGGTGTCCGGCGTTGCGTTTGCGCCGGTGAAACCGACGGGCAGCGTTACGAGCTGA
- a CDS encoding DUF2842 domain-containing protein: MTIRTRKFLGAILLLVLATVWALLGMAAAQMPWIAGSGWRQAIYYVVVGMGWVLPAMPIVSWMQRPDRA; this comes from the coding sequence ATGACGATCCGCACCCGCAAGTTCCTCGGCGCCATTCTGCTTCTGGTGCTGGCCACGGTCTGGGCCCTGCTTGGCATGGCGGCGGCGCAGATGCCGTGGATTGCCGGGTCCGGCTGGCGGCAGGCGATCTATTACGTCGTGGTCGGCATGGGCTGGGTGCTGCCGGCCATGCCGATCGTAAGCTGGATGCAGCGGCCCGATCGCGCCTAA